ttaaatcccaCCTATCAGGCTTGTTGCTTGGTAACACTTACCACTTGTCATGTTGTGGGAGGGCCAATGGGAAATAAATAGACTAGCTGTCTTCATTGTCCTCCTTCAGCCTATTTGAAAGGCCTTCTCTTTGTTTTGGGATGAAGAGTTTGACATTTGAATGCTTTTAAACTCACATAATTTGGATTTTGTCTCATATTGTGTCTGCTTTCATTGCATTCCTGATTTCTGTCATCCTGCTCTTATTTTGGTTAAGTCTTTCAGGACTTAGGAAAAGTATATAGTATAATTTCTTTAACCTATCTGTCCATTGCTGCTCATTCTGATCCTTCCCACAGTTTTGGCTATTACTGCCAGCAAAGCAAGAAGGGGCACTGCTCCTCTCTCTGTGCCTTGATCACTGATGTCGAAAGGGTGTTCATGAGCAAGCGAACGGCACTGAAGGCTCAGTTGGTTGGCGCGTGTCTAACACaatcacacttgttttgttacttCTAAGccttaaaaaaaatccatacacCTTTTTTCACACAATCACTCTAACCCAGGAATTAACACAGTGTTCAGTTACACAGTATATCATTTGAAATTTTCTTGATATTCAGTAACAACTGCCTACTGCACAAACCGCAAAAGCTGGAAAACTTCTTGGTAATTGTAATCAACAATTACCATTTATTTTAGTAGGTCTTCACATAATGTGCTGCCATAATTGTTATTTGAATCACCATGCCTTTGACTGTAATCAAAATATGGCTGTATGTGAATATTTCTCAAActagtctatccatccatccatccatccctccaacCTGGTCTTGATgatcagagcctatcccagcagcattttgCATGTGTTGCTCCATTTCATTTCTCATCCATACTCATACCAACCTCGTTCACAAAGTGAATTGACTCCAACTCGGCCTAACCCTCTTCAAACCTGGGCAGCTCATGTTACACTGATAACCTTAGGCGGCTTGGTTCTTTGTAAAGCGGATTACACCAAGACAGTACAAAACACATTTACTGTACGGATTGATCCATATCAAATGCCACTGATCAATTTGCCCTGTAACCTACCTAAGGCTATTAGTCGATAGACACCTActgcttttttgtaattcttacaATTGCTTACACAATTATATGAAGTTACCTTTAATGAGCttgtttacagaaaacagaatcaGAGCAAAAACAGCAGGCAATATgtatcagtttttaattttttcattcagATATTATGTGTTTTCCGCTTGGAGAATGTAGATTTATTCAGGTGTGATCTGATATGGAATTTACAGTATGTAACTTTATGAGACAGCTCAAACTCATCAAATTGATGCAAACCCCTTAAATTATTGTAAAAGCAGGACACAAGGGCATAAGGGATTAAAAATGGAGGAGGACAGGAGAGaagaaacaaagtgaaaaatgtgcaactgccaaaaaaaatcaaagttaaaaatagGATCCCAAGTTCAAAACATTAATCAAAACCCACAGTTGAAATAACACACAATGTCCTAAACTGTTTTGTAAAATCTGAGCTAACTAAATACTCTGAAACCTGAGTGTTGTGAATAGCTCaataatggtggcacagtgatgtcACACCCCAAAGTCATAATACTCAGGGTACCAGAACTTCCAAAAAGCACTTCCAGTAATGCTTACTTGGGACACAGTCAAAATCTCTGGCAAGACACAAAAAGGGCCttcaagaatctttataaaataaaagatttattgttcACGAAATGCTCTTTTATTCAATTAAGTTCCCTGAACCACAAGAAGCAAAGGAATTACCCAACAGCACTAAGCCAGTCCAATGCAAACAAAGTCTTAAAACAATGATTcagaaatataatcaaaaagCAAGAACATTAAGTTTCAAAAATTCAGACATTCAATAAATCAATGAAAACCAGTAAACACCAGTAAATACACCAACCccaagcacattcaaaatgaaccataAGGAACTGAGTAAGATCCTCCAAATTTATAGTGTGGAGAGATGTTTCTggtagtgattggcaggtggtcctgcctcttgggggaccgcccacaaaacacatggaaaatagCCATGGCATTgaaacataaacaaaagcaatggaaaataaacacaaacaaagttaatacatacaaaagaatcaaaaatgaataaaaacaatatacagggtgtcccactcgggagtacaactttaaaaatgcgaaTTACTCTGCAACGCATGCATGTATCATCATGCAACAAGGTTCAAAATATtccttatttaatgaagaattgatTCTGTGTCATAAAGAGGCGGGCACTATAGCGGGCCAGCCCCAGACACCAACCCTGCAGAGTGGTGAAAGCAAGCATGCAATACTTGTCCATATTTGACGAATTTGTGAAACAACTGGACGACTACGAACTTCAAGAATGTTACTACCAACAGGACGGGGCAACATGCCATACCTCTCATGCCAGTATGGAAGAGATCCGATCGTTTTTTGGAGGTTTGTGGCCACCTTGATCGCCCAATTTAACTCCcagatttttttctgtggggataTTTAAACGGCAAGGTTTATGCAAGCAAACCCAGGACCATGGAACAACTGAAAGCAAAAATCGAGCGTGAAATTGCTGCCATCGACAGTGACATTTTGCAGAGGACATTCTCAAATATGGAGCGTCGCATTTCCTTGAGCGCGGACATTGAGGGAGGACATTTTCAGCACCTTTTGTAATGTGGACTTGTTTTCCACTAAATACAGGTATGTTCAGTTCTTACAGCTCACCTTTACGTTCACGCGTTTGCGAGTAATTCGCATTTTTAAAGTTGAACTCCTGAGTGGAACAACCTGTATAATATGAATTTGGACTCCAGCCAGGAGACGAACCCTGCCTGAAATATAAAAGTTGAACGTGGTATCAATTGAAATTGTCATCGTTATTAACTACAGCATGGCTATATAAAGTTCAGCTCCTATAATAGCAGCAAACATGACCCAGAACAAATCACAACATATTAACACCACTACAAACtatattattaaagaaaacaacagcaaacaaaaactAATATCAGTGGCACTTATGAGAAGGATTCTTTGATTCAGATTACAAGTCCAAAACTCAACAATAAATCATGGTCACTTGTCTAAATGTATCTAGTAGTGTAGTAGGTAGGATCATcttggtagtgtggctgaagtttaatttttatacagatTGTCATTActtgttgatttaacctcataaactattatttattgttgaaaacttttaactattttaaaacattttttgttgttgtaagtCTGCAGCTCGTGCCTGATACCAGCTTAGTAGCATCAGATGGCTGCCACAGACCACTGAAGCTACATCAAAGTGAGTACTTTAGCTGTCAAAAGAGCTGCAAAGTGAAAGTTGGGCAGTTCCTGTGTGGACAGTGTGACTGTCATTAGGAGGAAAAAACAAAGCGCTGTTAGAATATGAAGACAAAACCAATTCGTGAGAAACAGTACAGTGGCAGTGAACAGGAACCAAAAGGAAGCAGACTGACTGATGAAACATGTATTACGCACTATAGAAAGAAATTACTGTCAATTGCAGTCACCCTCTGGTAGATGCTGAGAAGAGGTGTGGTAATGCACTTAACATATTAGAGTCAATAAGTTGCACTGCTGCTCTGGAGTTTTCAGAAATAGAGGCTTGCATTCCTGTTGAGGCTCCTTTTTGACATTGGCCCCACTAGTGGTAAAGCACCAGGATCTCAAATGCCAAGTTCAACCAGAATTTTAAGCCTGAATTATTTCTTGTTTAGATGGGTCTGTTGCTTTATGTGATGTTTAGGCCCGTCTAATGTAGGCCTCCTAACAAGGCAAAtttgggaaaataaaaatgtgaatctGAATTCAATTTGAAGGAATTAAACAGCTACCATGGctatattttaaaacagaaagcaGCCCACAACAATTTTCTCATTTTGCAAGCCTGCAATAATGTTTCTTGTGGTTTCATGCTTGTTTGCATTCTGCCTCACTTAACAGAAATCAagtaaacttgttttttaaacctgcttatgaGTGCCTGAAGAGGAGAGATGAAGTGGGAGGGTGacattttctgttgattttgcatGCAAGTCTGTACAGGGAGACTTAGTAAggtcacaagaaaaaaagaaagaaacatttttttaaggtAGACAGCCTGACAACACTGCAATTTGAATGTACCCTGTAGCTTTAGCAGTTTGGAGCAGTTAAGCTAAAACAGTTAGCAATGAGCagatccagccatccatttctcAGTGCCTGTTCTGTCCAAATCTTGGTTGTAAGGACAATGGCCGCATAAACACTTCAAATAAGGGACATCTTAAATAAACACTTCAAATAGGGGATATCAGTGTTGCTTCTGTTTGTTAAATGTATTTCCCTAAAGGAGACTTGTGTGCAATTACATGTGCCTAGAGGAagggaagtattttaaaattagtatctgttttattttatttttgtgttatttttaggaAAACTTCCTCAGAAAACGTGTACCTTTGCCACAgggacttcagaaaaaaaatcatttttttgtgtttggaaAAGAGAAGCAAGGAACACCCAGTTACTTTTTTTAGCAAAATATTGCCATAAACTCCATATTCTTTTTATTctaaagaaatacataaatattattaatctGAGACAATTGCCACAACCCGTGCCCCCCAAATGCCTACACATGATGCATTTCTAGGACCCTGTTTCTTTTTGTCATCCATTTTTCAGCCCCCATTGTTCTGCTTATCTTTGTACTTGCTAGATTCAGTCTTGTGCttcctcttttgttttgtttaaaattgtttaatggaTAGCTGGAATTGCAGATTGGCAGTTTAAAACTGTCAGGTCCTTGTCTGCCCACTATGCCAACCAGTCCAGGCCAGCACTGCTGTAGTCAATGGGCTGACATCCATTGAAGGACCAGTTATTGTCATCAAGTATGTTACAGTTTCTGGAGATGTCATCATTAGTGTACACAGAAACAGTGCAATCAGTTGATATCTTAGCTTCTATTTTTACTGGATCCATCCTAAAATCTATCAAAAAGACTGCAATATGCTTTATTTTTTGCTCCCATGTAAGATTATggtctttttgttcatttctagTAACAGAAAGTTACCTGAATGGTATCTACCTGTTTCTTCTGACTCTAGTTCTTTCCCTTTGAAATTGTCCAAGGGTATGTAAAGCATCTGCACTTTTGTCTTGGAATATCAGCTGGGAGAGTTTCATTTCAACATggattttgtgcttttaaatcttgttttccttatgctTGAACACTCAGTGTCATCTTTTCTGCCATGCTTGATTgctgttttctgttgtttttcccaCTAGGTAATGAAGGGGAGCTCCGAAAAGGACCGTCCCCAAATGGCGTACCACCCCCAGTACCTGGAGAGCTTCCTGCGCACACAGCACTACATCTTGCACATGGACGGCCCTCTGCCCTTCCACTATCGGCACTTTATCGCCATTATGGTAAAAACAGCTGCCACACCTTTATAATAAATGTTGCTGATTACTTATGGCAGGAATGTCTTAACCTTTTGAAGGAACAGTAGAAATGGACAGAGGATTGCAGTGGTGTTGCAATGGTTGTCTATGCACAATTCAACCAGCTGCCATTCTACCACCAGGCTTAAATGTGTGTTGCCAGATTgcccattttttttaatatctgtcaCTTTCTTTTTGCCTGATATATCAGAGGAAATTGGCAGCATGGATGTtgtgtttgtcatgtcaatgtgCTTACCTAACTATTAGACAGTGTGGTGTTCTGGCTAAGCACTGGGTTTGAAACCACAAGGCTACTGGTTCAATTCCTGCCTCTTGTGACTGAGCAAGTCATTAAAATTACCTGTTCTCCAACTGTACAAATTGTCTTTAAATAGCTGGTCTAAAGTCAATCCTGATAAAAGTGTTAGCCAAATATCAAACCGTAgaagaggaattaagtggataggactagtgagctttgttgggctgaatggcctgttctcgtctagattgttctaatgttctaaatgttctaatagtaatcattttgtctTTATGTTCCTCCACTGACAGGCAGCAGCCCGACACCAGTGCCATTATTTGGTCTCTTTGCACTTCTCTGAGTTTCTGCGAGTCGGCGGGGACCCAGCTTGGCTCAGAGGGCTTGACTGTGCCCCCCAGCGCCTTCGTGACTTGGACCAGATCAACAAGGTGCTGGCTCATCGGCCATGGCTCATTGCTCGAGAACACATTGAGGTACAGTTCATTCTATATATCATTGTTCCACACATATAAGGGCCATATTTTAACACACTAAGAGGAATTCTGATTCAACAGTCATGCGACAAAAATAGCTTATTAAAACCATTGCCTTCAATAATGGCCAAGCTGTAACACACTCTCGAGTGCCTTGATGACTTAGAGGCTCTGAAAGGACTTAAGGTTGCCGGATTTCTCCcatttttgagttattttgtTGTTCTGAGCAAGTAATTTAACTTGCCTGTGCTTCAGTTCCAAAGCTAGATGTACACGATTGTACTGCGCCTTGATAATCTAAACCAGTGGtaccaaactcagtcctggagacccactgtggctgcaggtttttgttccaaccaacttccgtttttcattggactcttagcctaattaagtgtgTCATTATTTCCCGGTTTCtttgttttggagtcaatgtagaaattacaaaataattttggtagatttttatttaaaatgtaataagcagttatatggggaatatgtattttttttaagtcattaactgtattttcaacctaattttcattctgcttttccacatgttctggttatttaattcattatttactaattagtgggtctgacagtGAAGtcattgcagctttcatcatcctgagtgtctgctatgctggttgttaattgtcactattagggttaaatgaagggagcaaactacacaggaaaaggggaaaataataggaaagcaacaaaagagagttaggcATTTACAGCTTTAGAAAAACAGATTCTAAATGTAAAATCCatagtgttgtgtttttctgaatggagaataagagaagagtaaaaaagaccatctaattaaatgagatcagttgttattcgTTATTATCacagattgtgaatctggttgggacaaaaacctgcagccacagtgggtccccaggaccgagtttaggAACTGCTGCTCTAAACCATGAATAAAGGtgcaaatacacaataatattaCTATTATAGTATGGCTAATACAGAGATGTCCTGTGAAAACATCTCCTGTATCCAGAAGGAATGATAGGCCATTTTAGGCTGgcagaaaattcagaaaattagCAGTTAATCCAGAAATATTATGACCTTTCCTGTTATACCTTGAACCTCTGACTTGGAAGAAAAGACTGTTGTGCAACTCTCAAGAGTATAAAAAGTAatatgtctctctttctctctctctatcgtTGTTTCTTCAGAGTCAACTGAAAAGTGTTGAGCAGTGCTGGAACATGGCAGAGCTGGTTCAGGCCGTGGTGCTGCTGGCTCACTGTCACGCCCTCGCCAGTTTTATTTTCGGGATGGGGGTGGAACAAGACCCATTGGCCCCCGGGACCCCCAGTCTGGGTAGCTACTGCTTCTGTGACACTGCTAATGGCAATTTGGCCTCCAACTCCGAGAACCTTCGTGCCAGCCGACGGAGAGTAAGTCTACATGTCTAGACCCCTGAGGTGTCATTGTTGTTGTGTCCATTGTGCTGCAAAATTCAGTCCGGCACAATTGAGGGCTGCCACCAGCAGGAGGCAGTATGGccttatttttgaattattcgGAGACATCTGAATCAAACCTGATAAGTGGTATCTGGAAAATTTCTCAAACCCATTAACCtccttgcatattaaaatattagtTACTACTCAACTACCTGATCACTGACACcaatataaaaatggcagcaTATCACACAACTCACCCACTCCCATTCAACCCCATGGTATGAAAATATGTTGTGATGTCCTCACCTTCTAAACTTCCATTCCCAAAAATGTACCAGCCAATGAGAACTACTACCTGACACACATTTTAGATTGCAGTGAGCTAAAAAGTCGATGACTGACAGGATCCTCTCTTTCTAAATGCCGCATATATTTAAGAGTCACGTAAAATGTGTGGTATTCTCATACACTTTCTCACCTGGACCTTGTTTGATTGAAGGTGCAGTAGATCATTAATATCCATGCTCATTGTTGCCCTTTCTGTCTGTGCACACAGTCTTTGGACACAAGTTGTGACAGTACCTGTCTGCGGGAGCGAATGCAACGGTTACAGGAGGAGAAGGAGCGGCGTGGGGAACGCAGGATCGCCAGTCAAAGTGAGCATGACGAAGGTAAGACAGAGGACCTCAACTTATTGAAAGTGGTTAATATATTCCACATGTTAGTCATGTTGTCTTGTCCATGTTTATCAGCCGCATCCCTtagacattacaaacatttggaGATTAAGCAAAAACATTTGAGTAAAGCTGAAATCTTGCAGGATGTGAAGTAGCTACCACTGCTACCCCATGGATCCAAGATCCCCTGTCAAAATTCCATGCTTAGACCCTGTATCTGTGGGATATACACCCTGTGCTCCAGTTTTTCGATCACTTTTCAAAGACAAGCATGTCAGATTAAGAGCCGTCATTAAACTGGCTTGGCAGCCATGAATGAGCCTTGTGATAGACAAGTGTCCAACCCAAAGGTGTTTACATTTTTGCATGCAATATCATGTCGGGGTGGACCACAACTTGCCATAAACAGATTAAAAGAATGGAAGAATTGTCTAttgaatttaaatattaatttgttgCTTTTCATCGGTCTTCTGTTAGATTTAGAAGTGGAGCCCACAAGGCCATCTGACCTATCCTGTTATATGTCAGATCCTGAGTTTGGATATCAGGATGTCCCACGGCGTGATGAAGACCACTCCCAGGTGTTCAGAGTGCAGGTAAGAGATTTTTCCATAATGAATGAGCCAATGCATAAGTAGTTTgggccactttttctgtgtctgcACTTCTATAacagttagaaaata
This DNA window, taken from Polypterus senegalus isolate Bchr_013 unplaced genomic scaffold, ASM1683550v1 scaffold_2502, whole genome shotgun sequence, encodes the following:
- the si:zfos-80g12.1 gene encoding sestrin-3 — its product is MKGSSEKDRPQMAYHPQYLESFLRTQHYILHMDGPLPFHYRHFIAIMAAARHQCHYLVSLHFSEFLRVGGDPAWLRGLDCAPQRLRDLDQINKVLAHRPWLIAREHIESQLKSVEQCWNMAELVQAVVLLAHCHALASFIFGMGVEQDPLAPGTPSLGSYCFCDTANGNLASNSENLRASRRRSLDTSCDSTCLRERMQRLQEEKERRGERRIASQSEHDEDLEVEPTRPSDLSCYMSDPEFGYQDVPRRDEDHSQVFRVQDYSWEVHGFSLVNRLYSDVGHLLDDRFRTVTSVQNGLLTKGQGSDFKRAIWNYIHYMFGIRYDDYDYSEVNRLLERNLKLYIKTVTCYPEKTKTQIFQRYWSQFNPAEKVYVNLLIMEAKMQAELLYALRAITQHMIS